The following are encoded together in the Capsulimonas corticalis genome:
- a CDS encoding DUF1559 domain-containing protein — translation MRRTDKAGFTLIELLVVIAIIAILAAILFPVFAKAREKARQASCLSNEKQIGLGILQYVQDSDETYPLSDRTGCWEQSTYPYVKSVNVYKCPSNPDSSLNIPRNEVQDPAFYGGNVPATFPVSYGMNNFLGESPSGAGGKAQTLAFIREPASRIMIAERHVDTGGDPNNDGDNQNAVGWTDWDAGKWSRALFAGHTGRMNVLFCDGHVKGMKPTQTATPVNMWGDVNNAGSGTGPCDVAPYDGDNNTINCDQPSTGLTQGMQLLESKYQ, via the coding sequence ATGCGAAGAACTGATAAAGCCGGTTTTACTTTGATTGAATTGCTAGTCGTCATCGCCATTATCGCGATTCTTGCCGCGATTCTCTTCCCCGTTTTCGCCAAAGCGCGCGAAAAAGCGCGTCAGGCCAGCTGTTTGAGCAACGAAAAGCAGATCGGTCTGGGGATTCTGCAGTACGTGCAAGACAGCGATGAAACCTACCCGCTATCGGACCGAACCGGATGCTGGGAGCAGTCGACTTATCCGTATGTGAAGTCGGTCAATGTGTACAAGTGTCCGTCCAATCCGGACTCCAGCCTGAACATTCCCCGCAATGAAGTGCAAGATCCCGCCTTCTATGGCGGTAATGTTCCCGCGACGTTCCCTGTCAGCTATGGTATGAACAACTTCCTTGGCGAGTCTCCTTCTGGAGCCGGCGGCAAGGCGCAAACACTGGCTTTCATCCGCGAGCCAGCATCCCGCATCATGATTGCAGAGCGGCATGTGGACACCGGCGGCGATCCTAACAACGATGGCGACAATCAGAATGCCGTCGGCTGGACAGACTGGGATGCCGGTAAGTGGTCGCGAGCGCTTTTCGCGGGTCACACGGGCCGCATGAATGTTCTTTTCTGTGACGGTCACGTCAAGGGAATGAAGCCTACGCAGACCGCGACGCCCGTCAACATGTGGGGAGACGTCAACAACGCTGGCTCAGGCACGGGGCCGTGCGATGTTGCGCCGTATGATGGTGACAACAACACGATCAACTGCGATCAGCCGTCCACGGGTCTGACCCAAGGAATGCAGTTGCTGGAATCCAAGTATCAGTAA
- a CDS encoding DUF1559 domain-containing protein, with protein sequence MRKTVKLGFTLIELLVVIAIIAILAAILFPVFAKAREKARQISCLSNEKQLGLGLLQYSQDNDEVLGQAWHGNGGYQASDPTPGNVKYKWMDAIYPYVKSTQVFHCPDFNNDLSTPTAPTGNYVPYQQLTGPDDTHYGSYSMNASYWDSNTVGGGCKSPGDSSGLGLATLSHPATTAWIMDGEGSYQVDWPVTPNYVTKGDLQIVGAGTMNGTGNNGDGSMVNRHTGVVNIIWCDGHAKAMRMEALMQTKSVDCGNGAQTIAPYLIVQDFGI encoded by the coding sequence ATGCGGAAAACTGTGAAATTAGGTTTTACTCTTATTGAACTCCTCGTCGTGATCGCCATTATCGCGATTCTCGCCGCAATCCTGTTCCCCGTTTTCGCCAAGGCGCGCGAAAAGGCCCGGCAGATCAGCTGTCTTTCGAATGAGAAGCAGTTGGGACTGGGATTGTTGCAATATAGCCAGGACAACGACGAAGTCCTGGGCCAAGCCTGGCATGGCAACGGCGGCTACCAAGCTTCCGATCCGACGCCTGGTAATGTCAAGTATAAGTGGATGGACGCGATTTACCCGTATGTGAAGAGCACCCAGGTGTTCCACTGCCCCGACTTTAATAATGACCTGTCCACCCCGACCGCGCCGACCGGTAACTATGTACCCTATCAGCAGCTCACGGGACCCGATGACACTCACTATGGCAGCTACTCCATGAACGCGTCTTATTGGGACAGCAACACTGTCGGCGGCGGCTGCAAATCGCCCGGCGACTCCAGCGGTCTCGGATTGGCGACGCTGTCTCACCCCGCGACAACGGCGTGGATCATGGACGGCGAAGGCAGCTACCAGGTGGACTGGCCTGTTACCCCGAATTATGTCACCAAGGGCGATCTTCAGATTGTTGGCGCGGGAACCATGAACGGAACCGGTAACAATGGGGATGGCTCCATGGTCAATCGCCACACGGGTGTCGTGAACATCATCTGGTGTGATGGACATGCGAAGGCGATGCGAATGGAAGCATTGATGCAGACAAAGAGCGTCGATTGCGGCAACGGCGCGCAAACCATCGCTCCCTACCTGATCGTCCAAGACTTCGGCATCTAA
- a CDS encoding MGH1-like glycoside hydrolase domain-containing protein: protein MKARYALICVLLLCAGACGRTDVTKAAPAPSAITLEGAKPAAQVGSTGEDRKAGSLYGHVLGKDWGTKAGDYAEYQFDEAAAVSPARLTVRYAREIPGAARFDVTLDGKNIGAVLLPSTGGWGDTAANFQTRDLLLPNLSAGAHTLRLTAAAPHAGPGEELSASPILDKIGGRDDKNSVGHGRNVAIYTGGPSRFFYATQEMGDVFNAADGAPVAWYPDHVLADPGLAPGNANLDQLTIDAKPVTPAAQADAPVSGVTERRQICVTADDVAVSRVILTNTTGAAITQSLEIAGDCRNSADYRGGPGGHKETRRDGDAVILTDSHVFPSVLPHGLSLAIGGSIAPASVETNTPGAYRLRYEVAVPAGGSKIVTLACAFDPDANKAKANLARVLGQNNPLEQNRADWAGFYEKQVPRFECSDPRINEIYGLRWFLLKFSTAGGSLGYFHYPVDMEGREAFQTYCCYSAPFMAFDLNWASDPSVGFGQLANMGSVAYDDGRFPWYATPETNHVHVDHASASGQSLLPWTAWRFYQIHGRKDMIAALYPTMKKDVDWWISDRDPDHNGLFTIDNQLETGMDDLHRRWKGGTPKRYEAIDASCYTYLNLKAVANMARLIGKSADASYYDSYAAKTANAVETILWDPALQRYRDRNPDNGELSDYNSLTIFYPMFAGIARKEHLSVITRYLTNPKEYWTKYPVPALSQTDPEFDPEHRYWAGLTWPATNSHVFEGFADTAKRLDRTQMAKAGELFQRMVALHSQPRADFYEHYHPLTGKPLSNFRDYMHSWWIETIVRETAGLEPQDDGGLRIDPLPMDLKYYALRGARYRGHLVDVLWNDAAAGKGLTVAVDGKVLRRVAAFQPGDAPIVIPAAEIRPK from the coding sequence ATGAAAGCGCGTTATGCTTTGATTTGCGTCTTGCTGCTCTGCGCCGGCGCGTGCGGCAGGACCGATGTTACGAAGGCGGCGCCGGCGCCGTCCGCTATTACGCTGGAGGGGGCGAAGCCGGCGGCGCAGGTCGGGTCCACGGGGGAGGACCGTAAGGCGGGCTCGCTTTATGGGCATGTCCTGGGCAAGGATTGGGGAACGAAGGCGGGGGATTACGCGGAGTATCAGTTTGATGAGGCGGCGGCGGTTTCGCCGGCGCGGCTGACCGTGCGCTATGCGCGCGAGATTCCCGGCGCTGCGCGGTTTGATGTGACCCTGGATGGGAAGAACATCGGCGCCGTATTGCTGCCGAGCACGGGTGGGTGGGGCGATACGGCGGCGAACTTCCAAACGCGTGATCTGCTGCTGCCGAATCTGAGCGCGGGCGCGCACACGCTGCGGCTTACGGCGGCGGCGCCGCATGCCGGGCCGGGCGAAGAACTGTCTGCGTCGCCGATTCTGGACAAGATCGGCGGGCGCGACGATAAGAACAGCGTCGGGCATGGCCGCAACGTCGCGATCTATACCGGCGGGCCATCACGGTTTTTCTACGCGACCCAGGAGATGGGCGATGTATTTAACGCCGCCGACGGCGCGCCGGTCGCGTGGTATCCCGACCACGTGCTGGCCGATCCTGGCCTTGCGCCCGGCAACGCCAACCTGGATCAATTGACGATCGACGCCAAACCCGTCACGCCGGCCGCCCAGGCCGATGCGCCGGTGAGCGGAGTGACGGAGCGCCGCCAGATTTGCGTCACCGCCGACGATGTCGCCGTCTCGCGGGTGATCCTGACTAATACGACCGGCGCCGCGATCACGCAGTCGCTGGAGATCGCCGGCGACTGCCGGAATTCTGCGGATTATCGCGGCGGACCTGGCGGCCATAAAGAAACGCGGCGGGATGGCGACGCCGTAATTCTCACCGACTCCCATGTTTTCCCCAGCGTGCTTCCCCATGGGCTGTCCCTGGCGATTGGCGGATCGATCGCGCCGGCGTCCGTCGAGACAAACACGCCCGGCGCGTATCGTCTGCGCTACGAGGTCGCCGTTCCGGCGGGGGGAAGCAAAATCGTGACCCTCGCCTGCGCGTTCGATCCCGACGCGAACAAGGCGAAGGCGAATCTGGCGCGGGTGCTTGGGCAGAACAATCCCTTGGAGCAAAACCGCGCGGACTGGGCCGGCTTTTACGAAAAGCAAGTCCCGCGCTTCGAGTGCTCCGATCCGCGCATCAATGAGATCTACGGATTGCGCTGGTTTTTGCTGAAGTTCTCGACGGCCGGAGGCAGCCTCGGATACTTCCATTACCCCGTGGACATGGAAGGGCGGGAGGCGTTCCAGACCTACTGCTGCTACAGCGCTCCGTTCATGGCGTTCGATCTCAACTGGGCGAGCGATCCGTCGGTGGGATTCGGCCAGCTCGCGAACATGGGGAGCGTGGCCTACGACGACGGCCGTTTTCCCTGGTACGCGACTCCGGAAACCAACCACGTTCATGTGGATCACGCCTCCGCGAGCGGTCAATCGCTGCTGCCCTGGACCGCGTGGCGCTTTTATCAGATCCATGGCCGCAAAGACATGATCGCGGCGCTTTATCCCACGATGAAGAAGGATGTCGATTGGTGGATCTCGGACCGCGATCCCGATCATAACGGCCTGTTCACGATCGACAACCAGCTGGAGACGGGGATGGATGATCTGCATCGCCGCTGGAAGGGAGGAACGCCGAAACGATACGAAGCGATTGACGCCAGTTGTTACACCTATCTGAACCTCAAGGCAGTCGCCAATATGGCGCGGCTGATAGGGAAATCGGCGGACGCGTCGTATTATGATTCCTATGCCGCTAAGACGGCGAATGCGGTGGAGACCATCCTGTGGGACCCGGCGCTCCAGCGTTACCGCGACCGTAACCCGGACAATGGCGAACTTTCCGACTACAACTCGCTGACGATCTTCTACCCGATGTTCGCCGGGATCGCCCGTAAGGAGCACCTGAGCGTCATCACTCGGTATTTGACCAATCCCAAGGAGTACTGGACCAAATATCCCGTGCCGGCGCTGTCCCAGACCGACCCTGAGTTTGACCCCGAGCATCGCTACTGGGCGGGCCTGACCTGGCCGGCGACCAATTCCCACGTCTTCGAAGGCTTCGCGGACACCGCCAAGCGTTTAGACCGTACACAGATGGCGAAGGCCGGCGAACTGTTCCAGCGGATGGTGGCCCTGCACAGCCAGCCTCGCGCCGACTTCTACGAGCATTACCATCCGCTGACGGGAAAGCCGCTCAGTAATTTCCGCGACTATATGCACTCGTGGTGGATCGAGACGATCGTTCGTGAGACGGCGGGATTGGAGCCGCAGGACGATGGGGGATTGAGAATCGATCCGCTGCCGATGGATCTGAAATACTACGCCCTGCGCGGCGCGCGCTACCGGGGGCATCTGGTCGATGTGCTTTGGAACGACGCGGCGGCGGGGAAGGGATTGACGGTGGCGGTGGACGGCAAGGTTCTGCGGCGAGTCGCCGCATTCCAGCCGGGCGATGCGCCGATCGTCATTCCGGCGGCGGAGATCCGCCCGAAATAG
- a CDS encoding patatin-like phospholipase family protein encodes MARMDTTVARTHRFALSISGGISLGSYEAGVLTQLYRDLYDFNRNADIAGRARVAIDAVAGASAGSVTGLILSQGIALKVPPDKLEAAMRLCWVELLEIHNLLKSSQGAESVESLFTSAIFDDVVNGTLTIPPSKPEDPEEPIAFWITMTNLDGVPFVIDFNREGHAQATTALYALDYRDYVPFLISGDQIEMIEKRMVSGAGPDAGSDETWKDAVEAAKTSGAFPFAFPSHFQTRDLTAYPEYLKFREAVESNTLAKAAGEQDLHTTVGLPDKACFQFVDGGLFHNQPVGKCIDAVAYLNSRFPERDPDREENQKRAGRSFVIIEPEPQLPSDVERALTNSASAQAGPPLPLLPKILGSYFNTALYGDFQTAADTNKKIHALNEALQKLDTLGLPHDVTAPLKQQILKAVDLEDKTEITLQRIPHELPTSKRLACAFGGHFGGFFREDFRQADFITGKHESRQWFAEWLTLWLQEHGAAIFGDDRPITKEYTLSLLGAAPADPATEPIAPTGLTPLELAGSGWFPQPGANGKISGVARLAALTEDERSEILNLAEERGETLLEAWLNLPSLVVHPAAYILAHLFNNRWTKEPK; translated from the coding sequence ATGGCGCGCATGGATACCACGGTGGCGCGGACCCACCGTTTTGCCCTTTCCATTTCCGGGGGAATTTCCCTGGGCTCATATGAAGCCGGCGTTCTGACCCAGCTTTACCGCGACCTCTACGATTTCAATCGGAACGCCGACATTGCCGGGCGGGCGCGTGTGGCGATCGACGCCGTCGCGGGCGCGTCCGCCGGTTCGGTAACGGGGTTGATTCTCAGTCAGGGGATCGCTCTGAAGGTTCCGCCAGATAAACTGGAGGCGGCGATGCGGCTGTGCTGGGTGGAGCTGCTGGAGATCCACAACCTGCTCAAATCCTCGCAGGGTGCGGAATCGGTGGAATCCCTGTTCACGAGCGCGATCTTTGACGATGTCGTAAATGGCACGCTGACAATTCCCCCGAGCAAGCCCGAAGATCCGGAAGAACCCATCGCGTTTTGGATCACGATGACGAACCTCGACGGCGTGCCGTTCGTGATCGACTTCAACCGCGAAGGACACGCGCAGGCAACCACAGCGCTTTACGCGCTGGACTACCGCGATTATGTCCCGTTTCTGATCTCCGGCGATCAGATCGAGATGATCGAAAAGCGCATGGTCAGCGGCGCGGGCCCGGACGCCGGCTCCGATGAGACCTGGAAAGACGCCGTGGAGGCCGCGAAGACCTCCGGCGCCTTCCCTTTTGCCTTCCCCAGCCATTTTCAGACCCGCGACTTAACGGCGTACCCCGAGTATTTGAAGTTCCGGGAGGCCGTGGAATCCAACACGCTGGCGAAGGCGGCCGGGGAGCAAGATCTGCATACCACCGTGGGACTGCCGGACAAGGCGTGTTTTCAATTCGTGGACGGCGGCCTGTTCCACAACCAGCCGGTCGGAAAGTGCATCGACGCGGTCGCGTATCTGAACAGCAGGTTTCCGGAACGGGATCCGGACCGAGAAGAAAATCAAAAAAGAGCGGGGCGCAGCTTCGTCATCATCGAGCCCGAGCCTCAGCTTCCGTCCGACGTCGAGCGCGCACTCACAAACTCGGCCAGCGCGCAGGCCGGCCCGCCGCTTCCGCTGCTGCCCAAGATTCTCGGATCCTATTTCAATACGGCGCTCTACGGCGACTTCCAAACCGCCGCCGACACCAACAAAAAGATCCATGCGCTCAATGAAGCGCTCCAGAAGCTGGACACGCTGGGCTTGCCGCACGATGTGACCGCGCCGCTCAAGCAGCAGATCTTAAAGGCGGTCGACTTAGAGGACAAGACGGAAATCACGCTCCAGCGCATTCCGCACGAGCTCCCCACCTCCAAGCGCCTCGCGTGCGCCTTCGGCGGTCATTTCGGCGGTTTCTTTCGGGAAGACTTCCGCCAAGCGGACTTTATCACCGGCAAGCACGAATCTCGCCAATGGTTCGCGGAATGGCTGACACTCTGGCTGCAAGAGCATGGCGCGGCCATCTTCGGCGACGATCGTCCGATCACAAAGGAATATACGCTGAGCCTGCTGGGAGCCGCTCCCGCCGATCCGGCTACGGAGCCGATCGCGCCGACCGGCCTCACTCCGCTGGAGCTCGCCGGCTCCGGCTGGTTCCCGCAGCCGGGCGCGAATGGAAAAATCTCTGGCGTCGCTCGCCTGGCGGCGCTGACGGAGGATGAGCGCTCGGAGATCCTCAACCTTGCGGAAGAACGTGGTGAAACCCTGCTGGAGGCATGGCTGAATCTGCCCAGCTTGGTCGTCCATCCGGCCGCCTACATCCTCGCCCACCTGTTCAACAATCGCTGGACCAAGGAGCCCAAATAG